In Nicotiana tabacum cultivar K326 chromosome 11, ASM71507v2, whole genome shotgun sequence, a single window of DNA contains:
- the LOC107816562 gene encoding zinc finger protein CONSTANS-LIKE 9: MGHICEFCGEQRSIVYCRSDAACLCLSCDRNVHSANALSQRHSRTLLCERCNSQPAVVRRVEEKISLCKNCDSISHATGSMHKRQALSCYTGCPSAAELSTIWSFLLDGDSTCQKGMGAMSITDNQPRDNEDPQGKNNSQDVSAAIEMSELHTSSEKSTTLIESSLPTPDNKQNKLELYAGSKNYSSSKGCYTGMKGSMIFEDDPFAQDFNMDEVDLSFENYEELFSGSLDNPNQLFENEDINGLFGTKDMSVSGSSCQDADAIEGASIRRVMTMQPACSNAESADSLVSCKTEPSICFARQASILSFSNLGGESNAGDYQECGASTMLLMGEPPWYHPFPETSLPSTSRSNAVLRYKEKKKTRKFDKHVRYASRKARADVRRRVKGRFVKAGDAYDYDPLDETRSF; the protein is encoded by the exons ATGGGTCATATATGTGAATTCTGTGGGGAGCAGCGGTCAATTGTATATTGCCGGTCTGATGCAGCTTGCTTGTGTTTGTCGTGTGATCGCAATGTGCATTCTGCCAATGCCCTTTCACAGCGACATTCCAGGACACTCTTATGCGAAAGATGTAATTCACAACCAGCTGTTGTTAGACGCGTCGAGGAGAAGATATCTCTTTGCAAGAACTGTGATTCGATTAGTCATGCTACAGGTTCCATGCATAAGAGGCAAGCACTTAGTTGTTATACAGGATGTCCTTCCGCTGCAGAACTTTCTACTATCTGGTCATTTCTCTTAGATGGTGATTCGACTTGTCAGAAAGGAATGGGTGCAATGAGTATCACCGATAACCAACCTAGGGATAACGAAGATCCTCAAGGAAAGAACAACTCTCAAGACGTGTCTGCTGCAATTGAAATGAGTGAGTTGCATACTTCATCAGAGAAATCAACCACTCTCATTGAATCCTCTTTACCTACTCCTGACAACAAGCAAAACAAGCTGGAGCTATATGCTGGGTCCAAGAATTACTCTTCATCAAAG GGTTGCTATACTGGAATGAAAGGCTCAATGATATTTGAAGATGATCCTTTCGCTCAAGATTTCAATATGGATGAAGTGGACCtgagttttgaaaattatgaagagCTATTCAGTGGCTCTCTCGATAATCCAAATCAGCTTTTTGAGAATGAGGACATCAATGGCTTATTTGGGacgaaagatatgtcagtttctGGTTCCAGCTGCCAGGATGCCGATGCTATCGAG GGGGCATCGATTCGAAGGGTAATGACAATGCAACCAGCATGTAGCAATGCCGAGTCCGCAGACTCACTGGTGAGCTGCAAAACAGAACCTTCCATTTGCTTTGCGAGGCAAGCATCCATCCTCTCATTTTCAAACCTTGGGGGAGAGAGCAATGCCGGGGATTACCAAGAATGTGGAGCCTCCACAATGCTTCTTATGGGAGAACCACCATGGTACCATCCATTTCCTGAAACTTCATTGCCATCAACTAGCAGAAGCAATGCTGTATTGCGCtacaaggaaaagaagaagacaCGCAA ATTTGACAAGCATGTGAGATATGCTTCCCGCAAGGCAAGGGCTGATGTCAGAAGGCGTGTGAAGGGACGGTTTGTCAAGGCTGGTGATGCTTATGATTATGACCCACTTGACGAGACCAGAAGCTTTTGA